One Idiomarina loihiensis L2TR genomic window carries:
- the rsxG gene encoding electron transport complex subunit RsxG, whose translation MTLNSMQKNGLLLAAFAVVATSLVIGVQVLTEDKIAMQQQQQVLRTLNQLIPPTMHDNDLYQSCRLLENPALGSSKPQPLYRAWVNEEPTALAAEVIAPDGYSGAIRLLVAIKPGGEVLGVRTLRHQETPGLGDKIEVEKSDWIKSFAEKQVRGADDDRWAVQRDGGMFDQFTGATITPRAVVSAVKRATLELQQQADVLFNADLPHCQEVQE comes from the coding sequence ATGACGCTGAACAGTATGCAAAAAAACGGTTTATTGTTGGCGGCATTCGCAGTTGTTGCCACGTCTCTGGTTATTGGTGTGCAGGTGCTGACCGAAGACAAAATTGCCATGCAGCAGCAACAGCAGGTATTGCGCACCTTGAACCAGCTGATACCACCGACCATGCACGACAACGACTTGTATCAGTCCTGTCGTTTACTGGAGAATCCGGCATTAGGCAGCAGCAAGCCGCAACCCTTGTACCGCGCCTGGGTTAACGAAGAGCCAACTGCGCTGGCAGCAGAAGTTATTGCACCCGACGGCTACTCCGGCGCTATTCGTTTATTAGTGGCCATTAAACCCGGCGGGGAAGTCCTGGGCGTGAGAACTCTGCGCCATCAGGAAACCCCCGGTTTAGGCGACAAAATTGAAGTTGAAAAAAGCGACTGGATAAAAAGCTTTGCTGAGAAGCAAGTTCGCGGCGCAGACGATGACCGCTGGGCGGTGCAACGCGACGGCGGCATGTTTGATCAGTTTACCGGCGCCACCATTACGCCTCGCGCCGTGGTTTCGGCAGTAAAACGTGCGACTTTAGAACTTCAGCAACAAGCTGACGTTCTATTTAATGCCGACTTACCTCACTGTCAGGAGGTTCAGGAATGA
- a CDS encoding electron transport complex subunit E, which yields MNEYKHLTKQGLWDNNPALVQLLGLCPLLAVTASVTNALGLGLATLFVLVGSNITVSLVREFVPSEIRIPVFVMVIATFVTIIQLLMNAYVFQLYQSLGIFIPLIVTNCAIIGRAEAYASKNPWQRAAFDGLAMGAGFALVLVVLGAMREIIGNGTLFNGAELLLGDWAAQLRIELFTVNYPLLLAILPPGAFIGMGFIIALKNKIDAVRSARAEKKTVTRARVTA from the coding sequence ATGAATGAATACAAACACTTAACCAAGCAAGGCTTATGGGACAATAACCCAGCATTAGTTCAGCTATTAGGCTTATGCCCTTTATTAGCAGTTACCGCTTCGGTGACCAATGCGCTGGGTCTTGGGCTGGCCACCTTGTTTGTTCTGGTTGGCTCTAACATTACCGTGTCTCTGGTACGCGAATTTGTGCCATCGGAAATTCGTATTCCGGTCTTTGTTATGGTTATCGCCACTTTTGTCACCATTATTCAGTTGTTGATGAATGCGTATGTCTTTCAGCTTTACCAGTCACTGGGTATTTTCATTCCGCTCATTGTGACCAACTGTGCCATTATTGGCCGCGCCGAAGCTTACGCTTCGAAAAACCCATGGCAACGGGCCGCCTTCGATGGGTTGGCAATGGGCGCAGGCTTTGCCTTAGTACTGGTTGTGCTGGGCGCAATGCGCGAAATTATCGGTAACGGCACGCTGTTTAATGGCGCAGAACTCTTGTTAGGTGACTGGGCTGCACAATTGCGAATTGAGCTATTCACGGTGAATTACCCATTATTGCTGGCGATACTGCCACCCGGAGCCTTTATTGGTATGGGTTTTATTATTGCGTTGAAAAATAAAATTGATGCAGTACGCAGCGCCCGCGCTGAAAAGAAAACCGTTACCCGTGCACGGGTTACTGCCTGA